One region of Terriglobia bacterium genomic DNA includes:
- a CDS encoding site-specific DNA-methyltransferase, giving the protein MPRKSTTPARSKSAKSYKHPESESPMRPEVGTQAQFKKKKAPQKYRYDDSLAPSLEWDGQNPARERGETRIARAEAELSEARKKLNGKPEAKEAAAHVSAAQKAVAELKAMSKPFLNWAGKAERLSFDVPTLPLFIHERLSTKAILDTLKGHKRDKQTDLFDLFGDPQHSITDQVLRAYEHKDKWVNRMILGDSLVVMNSLLRYENLGGQVQMIYIDPPYGVKFGSNFQPFVRNRDVSHNDDDDMTREPEMVQAYRDTWELGLHSYLAYLRDRFLLARDLLSISGSIFVQISDENLHHLRELLDEIFGSENFCSVISIKKTSGLGATLLQSTQDFLLWYAKDKSHVKFHRLFADKAEAAEGDSHYTSDESGRLYTLSDLTAQNNNVRSCLYDFTFEGQVFHLPRGRQWKTTEEGMKRLVEAKRVVASGNSIRYKRFLDDFAMSPITDTWHDIGGSVQSRSDPKIYVVQTGTTIVQRCLLMTTDPGELVLDPTCGSGTTAYCAEMWGRRWLTIDTSRVPLALARQRLLTATFHWWELTDESRGPTAGFRYERKQNRKGEHIGGIVPHITLESFAKDEPAEEEVIVDRPEVFTNITRVTGPFCVEGTIPTPIDWEQTSASSSETDADLSFVDRMMEILRKSPVLRLEGNRTVTLKNIRPPAKSLSLSAEATLNGSNGNGKSKSLPEAVQEAAEASGKSLPFSQKTVALVFGPENGAVSEKLAYEAAREARAKDYFHLYVIGFAIQPNARQLIEKCDEVVGISATYIQATPDLMMGDLLKNMRSSQVFSVCGMPEAELRRVKPQSKDDAPKYEVQLLGMDVFDPATMEVIHRKGEEVPAWFLDTDYNGLCFHVSQAFFPRTGAWESLKKALKGEYEESVWDHLAGTTSTPFEAGDQIAVKVIDDRGNELLIVKALSEAKR; this is encoded by the coding sequence ATGCCACGCAAGAGCACGACGCCCGCGCGCAGCAAGTCTGCCAAGAGTTACAAGCACCCTGAATCTGAAAGCCCCATGCGGCCCGAGGTCGGGACGCAGGCGCAATTCAAGAAGAAGAAAGCGCCGCAAAAGTACCGTTACGATGATTCCCTCGCTCCGTCGCTGGAATGGGACGGGCAGAATCCCGCCCGAGAGCGAGGCGAGACAAGGATCGCCAGAGCTGAGGCAGAACTCAGCGAGGCCCGAAAGAAGCTCAACGGAAAGCCGGAGGCGAAAGAGGCTGCCGCGCATGTCTCTGCCGCTCAAAAGGCCGTCGCTGAACTGAAGGCCATGAGCAAGCCCTTCCTGAATTGGGCAGGGAAGGCCGAGCGGCTCTCTTTTGACGTTCCCACGCTGCCCTTGTTCATTCACGAGCGGCTTTCTACCAAGGCGATTCTGGACACGCTGAAGGGCCACAAGCGAGATAAGCAAACAGACTTGTTCGACCTCTTCGGCGATCCTCAGCACTCAATCACAGATCAAGTCCTCCGAGCGTACGAACATAAAGACAAATGGGTCAATCGCATGATCCTGGGCGACTCGCTCGTCGTAATGAATTCTCTTTTGCGCTACGAGAATCTCGGCGGACAGGTGCAGATGATCTATATCGACCCGCCGTATGGAGTGAAGTTCGGCTCAAACTTCCAGCCGTTTGTACGTAATCGAGATGTTAGCCACAACGACGACGATGATATGACTCGCGAACCTGAAATGGTCCAAGCCTATCGAGATACTTGGGAGTTGGGGCTGCACTCGTATCTAGCGTATCTGCGTGACCGATTTCTTCTGGCCCGTGATTTGCTTTCCATAAGTGGCAGTATCTTTGTCCAGATCAGTGACGAAAACCTTCACCACTTGCGTGAGTTGCTTGATGAGATATTTGGAAGTGAGAATTTTTGCTCTGTCATAAGCATTAAGAAGACCAGCGGACTTGGCGCTACATTGCTTCAGAGTACCCAGGATTTCTTACTCTGGTATGCCAAGGACAAGAGTCACGTAAAGTTCCACCGGCTATTTGCTGATAAAGCCGAAGCCGCCGAAGGTGACTCACATTACACCAGCGATGAATCAGGACGCTTGTACACCCTCAGCGATCTCACAGCACAGAACAACAACGTCCGGTCTTGTCTGTACGACTTCACGTTTGAAGGGCAAGTCTTCCACCTGCCAAGAGGCAGGCAGTGGAAAACAACCGAAGAGGGGATGAAACGTTTGGTAGAGGCGAAGCGAGTCGTCGCGTCTGGAAATTCGATCCGATATAAACGATTTCTCGATGATTTCGCGATGAGTCCAATTACTGATACCTGGCATGACATAGGCGGCAGTGTCCAGAGTCGCTCTGATCCAAAAATTTATGTGGTGCAAACTGGTACGACCATCGTCCAGCGTTGTTTGCTAATGACAACCGATCCCGGCGAGTTGGTCCTCGATCCGACTTGCGGGAGTGGTACCACAGCATATTGCGCAGAAATGTGGGGAAGACGTTGGCTCACTATTGATACGAGTCGGGTACCCCTTGCCCTCGCACGCCAGCGTTTGCTCACCGCAACTTTTCATTGGTGGGAATTAACCGATGAAAGCCGAGGCCCCACTGCTGGCTTTCGCTATGAACGTAAGCAAAATCGAAAAGGAGAACACATTGGCGGTATTGTGCCGCACATAACCCTTGAGTCATTTGCGAAAGATGAACCAGCCGAGGAAGAGGTCATAGTTGATCGACCGGAAGTATTTACAAATATCACGCGGGTTACCGGCCCGTTCTGCGTCGAGGGCACTATTCCCACTCCCATTGATTGGGAACAGACGAGCGCAAGCTCTTCAGAGACCGATGCGGACCTCTCTTTTGTTGACCGCATGATGGAAATTTTGCGGAAATCGCCTGTTCTAAGGTTGGAAGGAAATCGCACTGTAACGCTCAAGAACATCCGTCCACCGGCAAAGAGCCTCTCCCTTTCTGCCGAGGCCACGCTTAACGGCAGCAATGGAAACGGAAAATCTAAGTCCCTGCCGGAAGCAGTACAGGAAGCAGCCGAAGCCAGCGGCAAGTCATTGCCATTCTCACAGAAGACTGTCGCCCTGGTCTTCGGCCCGGAAAATGGAGCAGTGAGCGAGAAGCTCGCATACGAAGCCGCACGGGAAGCCCGCGCTAAAGATTATTTCCATCTATACGTGATTGGCTTCGCGATCCAGCCAAACGCACGGCAGCTAATCGAGAAATGCGACGAGGTGGTCGGGATTTCCGCGACCTACATTCAGGCGACGCCCGACCTGATGATGGGCGACCTGCTCAAGAACATGCGTTCAAGCCAGGTCTTCAGCGTCTGCGGTATGCCTGAGGCTGAATTGCGTCGCGTTAAACCTCAGAGCAAGGACGACGCGCCGAAATATGAAGTGCAGCTTCTCGGGATGGACGTATTCGACCCTGCGACGATGGAGGTCATTCATCGAAAGGGGGAAGAGGTCCCGGCATGGTTCCTGGACACGGATTACAACGGCCTCTGCTTTCATGTCTCCCAAGCTTTCTTCCCACGTACCGGCGCATGGGAGAGCCTGAAAAAAGCTCTCAAGGGAGAATACGAGGAATCCGTCTGGGACCATCTTGCAGGAACCACGAGCACACCTTTTGAAGCCGGAGACCAAATTGCCGTAAAGGTTATTGACGACCGAGGGAATGAATTGTTGATCGTGAAAGCTCTGAGCGAGGCAAAGAGATGA
- a CDS encoding recombinase family protein → MAERVVIYTRVSTEEQAKGGTSLAGQKAACLEYCEKQGFKVARVFVEEGESAKTANRTELKAMLKYCREDKNIKAVVVHKLDRFSRNTTDHAQLRAVLSGLGVQLRSVTEPIDETSTGRFMEVVLSGVAQLDNDIRTERSVKGMKQRLQSGCWTFPPPLGYRAGRDATGAKTIMPDEHSAPLITQAFEEFATGLHTREQVLRKVTQLGLRTKKGKFLSSQTFSQTLRKPVYSGRIVVPEWNIDVSGKFQPLVTEAIFDKVQAILNGRTVSVTPRARSHADFPLRGFVQCGYCAEALTGSWSKGRNRYYAYYHCQDGCIRVTKDAMEGQFEEFMRQLQPNAGYMRLYREIVLDVWRKKQGDSQQVQGVVSRKIAELRKNKTKLEEAFIYQKAIDASTYKEMRAKLTEDLTLAEMELREAQAEEIEIETVLDYAEMVLTNASNLWKAAPSEQKQRLQQVLFPEGVTYSDGKYRTAVTCLLFNGMGTKAIKKEGLVALPGIEPGF, encoded by the coding sequence ATGGCCGAGCGAGTCGTAATTTATACCCGCGTATCGACAGAGGAACAGGCCAAGGGCGGCACTAGCCTTGCCGGTCAGAAAGCCGCATGTCTGGAGTATTGCGAGAAGCAGGGATTCAAGGTGGCTAGGGTCTTTGTGGAAGAGGGCGAGTCTGCAAAGACAGCAAACCGGACTGAGTTGAAGGCCATGCTCAAATATTGTCGGGAAGACAAAAACATTAAAGCTGTTGTGGTTCACAAGCTGGACAGGTTTTCCCGAAATACTACGGATCACGCTCAATTACGTGCCGTTCTGAGCGGCTTGGGCGTTCAACTTCGCTCCGTAACTGAGCCGATTGACGAGACCTCAACCGGGAGATTTATGGAGGTAGTTCTCTCTGGAGTCGCTCAGTTGGACAATGACATACGAACCGAGCGGAGCGTCAAAGGTATGAAGCAGCGTCTTCAAAGTGGCTGCTGGACGTTTCCGCCTCCGCTTGGTTATCGGGCTGGACGAGATGCGACCGGCGCAAAGACGATCATGCCAGACGAGCATTCCGCTCCCCTCATTACCCAAGCATTCGAGGAGTTCGCGACCGGCCTTCATACGAGAGAGCAGGTGCTCCGCAAGGTTACTCAGCTTGGGTTGCGAACCAAAAAAGGCAAATTCCTCAGTTCTCAGACGTTCTCACAGACGCTCAGGAAGCCGGTTTATTCCGGTCGCATTGTCGTGCCTGAATGGAATATTGACGTTTCGGGCAAATTCCAGCCTTTGGTGACTGAGGCCATCTTCGACAAGGTGCAAGCGATCCTCAACGGCAGGACAGTATCGGTTACCCCTCGCGCTCGCAGCCATGCCGATTTTCCGCTGCGGGGTTTCGTGCAATGCGGATATTGCGCTGAGGCGCTCACTGGAAGCTGGTCCAAAGGCCGCAATCGCTACTACGCCTACTATCATTGTCAGGATGGCTGCATCCGCGTGACCAAGGACGCGATGGAGGGCCAATTTGAGGAGTTCATGCGGCAGTTGCAACCGAACGCCGGGTATATGCGCCTGTATCGCGAGATCGTGCTGGATGTCTGGCGAAAGAAGCAAGGCGACAGCCAGCAGGTGCAAGGCGTTGTATCTCGGAAAATCGCGGAGCTGCGCAAAAACAAGACCAAGCTGGAAGAAGCATTTATCTATCAAAAGGCCATCGATGCATCCACGTATAAGGAAATGCGCGCAAAACTGACTGAGGACCTCACCCTCGCCGAAATGGAGCTGCGGGAAGCACAAGCCGAAGAAATCGAAATAGAGACCGTTCTGGACTACGCGGAGATGGTTTTAACGAATGCATCGAACCTCTGGAAAGCCGCGCCATCTGAGCAGAAGCAGCGTTTGCAGCAGGTTCTATTCCCCGAGGGCGTCACCTATTCAGACGGGAAATATCGAACCGCTGTAACCTGCTTACTTTTCAATGGGATGGGAACAAAGGCAATCAAAAAAGAAGGTTTGGTAGCGCTACCGGGAATCGAACCCGGGTTTTAA
- a CDS encoding heme lyase CcmF/NrfE family subunit yields the protein MPLLGSFCLLFALALAGYCFVAGVIAAVRKDALGYRLAETARRAGMASFFAVLVAAGALVYAALTDDFSVAYILHHSNRALPGPYKFAVLWSGQEGSILFWALLLSAYGFVLRLRHKVDQRLVAMASMVLAAIQIFFLILVNFVANPFGIMDRLASDGNGLNPLLQYPEMVIHPPMLYLGYVGVSVPFAFALAALIMRYPGEKWIHITRRWTMVAWLFLTFGISLGAHWAYAVLGWGGYWGWDPVENASLLPWLSTTAFLHSVMMQEKRGMMKVWNVWLIFITFMLSVLGTLLTRSGIVSSVHSFAQSSIGNWFSGFLAIIFAVCMVFYVRNRDHLRSENKLESLVSRESSFMFNNLLLLGACFAVLCGTLFPILSEAVRDVKMNLGAPFYNKVMVPIGLSLIFLTGIGPLLAWRNTSVGSIKRNFAIPATAALLIEIVVGFVLYRSGVRFWTDMGQMYAMIAFCLSTLVFATVASEFVRGGIVWKNKLQTNLLAGIYQLSRRNMRRYGGYVVHFGVVLVVIGLAGAAFNQDKEQEIGKGDTVKIGSYTVVGEEYTEDDNANYRSQAALLEVYKDGKFLTRLNPEERFFKASGGQPVHIVANHSTLREDLYVVYEGRNPDTDHPIIKIIINPLVNWIWIGVLVIVMGTGMALIPNAAPVSVPVRSSVAVSQMDERGMHPAGAGK from the coding sequence ATGCCATTACTAGGAAGCTTCTGTCTTTTATTCGCTTTGGCGCTGGCCGGCTACTGTTTTGTAGCTGGGGTCATCGCAGCTGTCCGCAAAGACGCCCTTGGGTATCGCCTGGCGGAAACGGCCCGGCGTGCCGGCATGGCGTCTTTTTTTGCTGTTCTGGTGGCTGCGGGTGCGCTGGTATATGCCGCGCTGACGGATGATTTTTCCGTCGCTTACATTCTTCATCATTCCAATCGCGCTCTGCCGGGGCCTTACAAATTTGCAGTCTTATGGTCTGGCCAGGAAGGCTCGATTCTCTTTTGGGCGCTGCTGCTCTCCGCGTATGGGTTTGTTCTGCGCTTGCGCCACAAGGTCGATCAGCGCCTGGTCGCGATGGCGTCCATGGTTCTGGCCGCCATTCAAATTTTCTTCCTGATTCTGGTTAATTTTGTAGCCAATCCCTTTGGGATCATGGATCGCCTCGCCTCCGATGGAAACGGCCTGAATCCCTTATTGCAGTATCCGGAGATGGTCATTCATCCGCCGATGCTTTACCTGGGCTATGTCGGCGTGTCGGTTCCATTCGCGTTTGCGCTGGCCGCACTGATCATGCGTTATCCCGGTGAGAAATGGATACACATTACCCGCCGCTGGACCATGGTGGCATGGCTCTTTCTCACCTTTGGCATCTCACTGGGCGCGCACTGGGCATATGCGGTTCTGGGCTGGGGCGGATATTGGGGCTGGGACCCGGTAGAAAACGCTTCCCTGCTCCCGTGGCTTTCCACAACTGCGTTCCTGCATTCCGTGATGATGCAGGAAAAGCGCGGCATGATGAAGGTTTGGAACGTCTGGTTGATCTTTATCACCTTCATGCTCTCCGTGCTCGGAACGCTGCTTACGCGCAGTGGCATTGTCAGTTCTGTGCATTCATTCGCTCAGTCCAGCATCGGCAACTGGTTCTCAGGATTTCTGGCGATCATCTTTGCCGTCTGCATGGTCTTTTACGTCCGTAACCGCGACCATCTGCGGTCTGAAAATAAGCTTGAATCGCTGGTATCACGCGAATCCAGCTTCATGTTCAATAACCTGCTGTTATTGGGCGCATGTTTTGCCGTGTTGTGCGGCACACTTTTCCCCATCCTTTCTGAAGCGGTGCGTGACGTAAAAATGAACCTGGGCGCTCCCTTCTATAACAAGGTAATGGTTCCGATCGGCCTGTCGCTGATCTTTCTTACCGGCATCGGGCCTCTGCTTGCGTGGCGCAACACATCCGTAGGTAGCATCAAGCGCAACTTTGCCATACCAGCAACAGCGGCCCTGCTGATTGAAATTGTCGTCGGCTTCGTGCTCTATAGAAGTGGCGTCCGCTTCTGGACGGATATGGGCCAGATGTACGCGATGATCGCTTTCTGTCTGAGCACGCTGGTTTTCGCCACGGTTGCATCTGAGTTCGTCCGCGGCGGCATTGTCTGGAAAAACAAGCTGCAGACCAATTTGCTTGCTGGAATCTATCAGCTATCGCGCCGCAACATGCGCCGCTACGGTGGCTACGTTGTCCATTTTGGCGTGGTGCTGGTCGTGATCGGGCTGGCCGGCGCAGCTTTTAACCAGGATAAAGAACAGGAAATTGGTAAGGGCGATACAGTCAAGATCGGCTCATACACGGTCGTAGGCGAGGAATATACCGAGGACGATAACGCCAATTACAGGTCTCAGGCCGCGCTACTGGAAGTTTATAAAGACGGTAAATTTCTTACTCGACTCAATCCTGAAGAACGTTTCTTTAAAGCCAGTGGCGGTCAGCCAGTCCACATTGTGGCGAACCACTCCACCCTGCGCGAAGATCTTTATGTGGTCTATGAAGGCCGCAACCCTGACACCGACCATCCCATTATCAAGATCATTATCAATCCGCTGGTGAATTGGATATGGATTGGCGTTTTGGTAATAGTGATGGGAACCGGCATGGCATTGATTCCGAACGCGGCGCCCGTCAGCGTGCCCGTCCGAAGCTCCGTCGCCGTATCACAGATGGATGAGCGGGGCATGCATCCCGCGGGAGCAGGCAAGTGA
- a CDS encoding DUF2934 domain-containing protein, whose product MATKPSKPRKTTSAKEGTQQKSTVTQIGQGSSVAETSNRAFQPIDHKPSGDQRIEEEIRIRAYELFEQRGRLEGFHDEDWARAEAEVLAKYRRDKTA is encoded by the coding sequence ATGGCAACGAAACCGTCTAAACCCCGCAAAACCACGTCTGCAAAAGAAGGAACACAGCAAAAATCCACCGTCACCCAGATCGGCCAGGGTTCCAGTGTTGCGGAAACCAGCAATCGTGCATTCCAGCCAATCGACCACAAGCCTTCAGGAGACCAGAGAATCGAAGAAGAGATCCGCATCCGCGCCTATGAACTTTTTGAGCAGCGCGGAAGGCTGGAAGGCTTTCATGACGAAGATTGGGCACGGGCGGAGGCTGAAGTCCTGGCTAAATATCGAAGGGACAAAACGGCATAG
- a CDS encoding cytochrome c-type biogenesis protein CcmH, with amino-acid sequence MKKLLKALLLPCALVLLMGADNQEARFQNLGGKIMCTCSCSQMLLKCNHVGCPNSDQMIRELRANVAQTKDDEAVLNWFRAKWGVTAVVEPSTHGFELLAWILPAAGLGLGLMLVVVLIRNWKMRPAPVAAADMSLAPDLEILRERARRETEL; translated from the coding sequence GTGAAGAAACTTCTAAAAGCTCTGCTGCTTCCCTGCGCTCTGGTATTGCTCATGGGGGCCGACAATCAGGAAGCCCGCTTCCAGAATCTGGGTGGCAAAATCATGTGCACCTGCAGTTGCTCGCAAATGCTGCTAAAGTGCAACCACGTAGGCTGCCCCAATTCTGACCAGATGATTCGCGAGCTCCGTGCCAACGTCGCACAGACAAAGGATGATGAAGCCGTCCTGAACTGGTTTCGCGCCAAATGGGGCGTTACGGCTGTTGTGGAGCCTTCCACGCATGGCTTTGAACTGCTGGCCTGGATCCTGCCCGCCGCCGGTTTGGGCTTGGGACTTATGCTGGTCGTCGTGTTGATCCGCAATTGGAAAATGCGCCCGGCGCCGGTTGCCGCCGCAGACATGAGTCTTGCCCCCGATCTTGAAATTCTCCGCGAGCGCGCCCGCCGGGAGACTGAGCTATGA
- a CDS encoding DEAD/DEAH box helicase family protein, with amino-acid sequence MSGYTAPEVDEPILNTPFEKPLRYWYIQEGEPPVKREGKRRPAIVFPPRDQREPWQTDEKLLKVSQEYPSGYDLALVNLVRERVENWQSQGCPGVTRTTLELIQWWTRDGREKRLFFAQLEAALTIIFLTEARADFLQGISIPRDEPSDDRKAEGYTGFQRYACKMATGSGKTTVMGMLTAWSILNKVNNRSDARFSDVVLAVCPNVTIRDRLQELNPERGEASIYLSRDLVPPHLMPSLTQGKVLVTNWHIFEPQTTQTGGVGGKVIKAGVPVWSKEKILIGRKTQTARGKRYFTLAALEAMKAQGKVDVVPGSEEYDETGNLVKVEIGTLRYVESDTSVINRVIGREVGGKQNILVLNDEAHHAYRLRRDEPQTGEEDEFGETEEADEFFREATVWIDGLDKIQKLRGINVCIDLSATPYFLGRVGQETNKPFPWVVSDFGLIDAIEAGLVKIPQLAVRDTTGAEIPGYFNIWQWILPQLTPAERGGKKGSPKPEAILKFAHHPIAILGAKWEKEREEWKKEGVDPRPPVFILVCKNTAIAKVIYEWLANDAEPVGIPPAKIDGFRNKNGQINTIRVDSKVVHETDTGEAKSDESRWMRITLDTVGKMDWTRDRQGRAIYPEGFEELAKKLERPLHPPGRDIRCIVSVGMLTEGWDCNTVTQIVGLRPFMSQLLCEQVVGRGLRRASYEIREDGKFTEEVAQVFGVPFEVIPFKASKTGTSAPRVKRFHVHALPQRAEFEIRFPRVEGYTQAIRNKVTVDWTSVPKLVLQPDRIPPEVQMKGLSVNNKGRLSLMGPGRISDASLQEFRANRRLQELVFDLAKAFTRDCLAQPQCIIPSHVLFPQLVQIVSRYLQARVEVRPPADLKDLFLAPYYGWLVEILLEALRPDTSAGEAPEIPRYESTRGPGSTADVDYWTSRDPVEVLRSHVNYVVPDTKRWEQSAAYYIDKHPAVHSFVKNAGLGFAIPYLYNGQMHDYMPDFIVRLKSDSPVHMILETKGYDPLEEVKKDAANRWVSAVNAEGSYGKWFYRVVKKTTDVSGTLSEQQIESA; translated from the coding sequence ATGAGCGGCTACACAGCGCCTGAAGTTGACGAGCCAATTCTCAATACGCCGTTTGAGAAGCCGCTGCGCTACTGGTATATCCAGGAAGGCGAGCCGCCGGTCAAACGCGAAGGCAAGCGCCGGCCAGCGATTGTGTTTCCGCCTCGCGACCAGCGAGAGCCTTGGCAGACCGATGAAAAATTGCTCAAGGTCTCTCAGGAATATCCCTCGGGGTACGATCTCGCTCTCGTCAATCTAGTTCGCGAGCGCGTGGAGAACTGGCAGTCGCAAGGTTGTCCTGGAGTGACTCGCACGACGCTTGAACTGATCCAGTGGTGGACACGCGACGGAAGAGAGAAGCGGCTCTTCTTCGCGCAATTGGAAGCCGCTCTCACAATCATTTTTCTGACCGAAGCGAGAGCCGATTTTCTTCAAGGAATTTCAATACCTCGCGACGAGCCGAGCGACGACCGAAAGGCCGAAGGCTATACCGGCTTTCAGCGATACGCCTGCAAGATGGCGACCGGCAGCGGCAAGACTACGGTAATGGGGATGCTTACGGCCTGGAGCATTCTCAATAAGGTGAACAATCGCAGCGACGCGAGGTTCTCAGACGTGGTCCTTGCTGTTTGTCCAAATGTGACAATCCGGGACCGTCTACAAGAGCTAAATCCCGAGAGGGGCGAAGCGAGTATCTATCTCAGCCGTGATCTTGTCCCGCCTCATCTCATGCCTTCACTTACACAGGGCAAAGTCCTGGTCACGAACTGGCATATCTTTGAACCGCAAACCACGCAAACCGGAGGGGTCGGCGGAAAGGTAATAAAGGCTGGCGTTCCTGTCTGGAGCAAGGAAAAAATCCTCATCGGTAGGAAGACTCAGACCGCACGGGGAAAGCGTTATTTCACCTTGGCCGCTCTCGAAGCAATGAAAGCTCAGGGCAAAGTGGACGTGGTTCCCGGCAGCGAAGAATACGACGAGACCGGCAATTTAGTAAAAGTCGAAATAGGTACGCTGCGGTACGTTGAGAGCGACACATCCGTCATCAATCGTGTGATTGGTCGCGAGGTTGGCGGCAAACAGAACATCCTTGTTCTGAATGACGAAGCTCATCATGCGTATAGACTTAGACGCGACGAGCCGCAAACCGGAGAAGAGGACGAATTCGGCGAAACGGAAGAGGCTGACGAGTTTTTCCGCGAGGCCACCGTGTGGATTGATGGCCTCGACAAGATCCAAAAGCTACGCGGCATCAATGTCTGCATAGACCTCTCAGCAACGCCTTATTTCCTTGGGCGAGTCGGCCAGGAAACAAATAAACCATTTCCCTGGGTCGTGAGTGACTTCGGCCTGATTGACGCCATAGAAGCCGGACTAGTGAAAATTCCACAACTCGCGGTACGCGACACGACCGGCGCTGAGATACCGGGCTATTTCAATATCTGGCAATGGATTCTGCCGCAACTGACTCCAGCCGAGCGAGGCGGAAAGAAGGGAAGCCCGAAGCCGGAAGCCATCCTCAAGTTTGCTCATCACCCGATTGCGATCCTAGGCGCGAAATGGGAAAAGGAACGCGAGGAATGGAAAAAAGAGGGAGTGGACCCGCGTCCCCCAGTTTTCATTCTGGTTTGCAAGAATACGGCAATCGCGAAAGTAATTTATGAGTGGCTGGCGAATGACGCTGAGCCTGTCGGAATTCCCCCTGCAAAAATAGACGGCTTTCGCAACAAGAACGGTCAGATCAATACCATTCGCGTCGATTCCAAAGTCGTGCATGAGACCGATACGGGAGAAGCGAAGAGCGACGAATCGCGATGGATGCGAATCACTCTCGACACGGTGGGCAAAATGGATTGGACCCGCGACCGGCAGGGAAGGGCGATCTACCCCGAGGGATTTGAAGAACTGGCAAAGAAACTTGAGCGCCCGTTGCATCCTCCCGGACGAGATATTCGCTGCATAGTAAGCGTCGGAATGCTTACCGAGGGCTGGGACTGCAATACCGTGACTCAGATCGTCGGTTTGCGTCCTTTCATGTCGCAATTGCTCTGCGAACAAGTAGTCGGACGCGGACTTCGCCGAGCTAGTTACGAAATCCGCGAAGACGGGAAATTCACGGAAGAAGTCGCTCAGGTCTTCGGAGTGCCTTTTGAGGTTATTCCGTTCAAAGCTAGCAAGACCGGAACATCAGCCCCAAGAGTTAAGCGGTTTCACGTTCATGCTTTGCCTCAGCGGGCAGAGTTTGAAATCAGATTTCCTCGCGTTGAAGGTTACACTCAGGCGATTCGTAACAAAGTAACTGTGGACTGGACCAGTGTTCCCAAACTCGTCCTTCAACCTGACCGTATTCCGCCCGAAGTCCAGATGAAGGGGCTGAGTGTCAATAACAAAGGGCGATTGTCGCTAATGGGACCGGGACGAATCAGCGACGCATCTTTACAGGAATTTCGCGCTAACCGCAGATTGCAGGAACTCGTTTTTGATCTGGCAAAGGCATTTACCCGCGACTGTCTCGCGCAGCCACAATGCATAATTCCGAGTCACGTCCTATTCCCGCAACTCGTCCAGATCGTTTCTCGGTACCTGCAAGCGAGAGTCGAAGTGCGTCCACCGGCAGACCTGAAAGACCTCTTCCTCGCTCCTTATTACGGCTGGCTGGTCGAAATTCTGCTGGAAGCCCTGCGGCCCGACACCTCAGCCGGAGAAGCGCCGGAGATTCCACGATATGAATCCACTCGCGGCCCTGGTTCAACCGCAGACGTGGATTACTGGACGAGCCGCGATCCTGTCGAAGTGCTTCGCAGTCACGTCAATTACGTGGTTCCCGATACCAAGAGATGGGAGCAGTCTGCCGCTTACTACATTGACAAACATCCGGCAGTGCATTCATTCGTCAAAAACGCGGGACTCGGCTTCGCCATTCCGTACCTGTACAACGGCCAAATGCACGATTACATGCCGGACTTCATCGTTCGCCTGAAAAGCGACTCGCCCGTTCACATGATCTTGGAAACCAAGGGATACGACCCCCTGGAGGAAGTGAAGAAAGACGCGGCAAACCGCTGGGTTTCGGCTGTGAATGCTGAGGGAAGCTATGGAAAATGGTTTTATCGTGTCGTGAAAAAGACTACCGATGTTTCAGGGACGCTTTCTGAGCAGCAAATTGAAAGCGCTTAG
- a CDS encoding response regulator produces the protein MKQALLLDDNIAQLTVRELVLRKAEIESHVATKGQSALAFLRSDPGRTKIGVVITDHLMPDMDGVEFVRQLRAFNKEVPVIVISGLPDADTEYAGLSVIFRVKPCDPEDLIALVKSALNVRASA, from the coding sequence ATGAAGCAGGCCCTTCTGCTGGACGACAATATTGCACAGCTCACAGTGCGTGAGTTGGTGCTGCGCAAAGCGGAGATTGAAAGCCATGTCGCCACCAAGGGACAAAGCGCGCTGGCCTTTTTGCGCAGTGATCCCGGACGGACAAAAATCGGCGTGGTCATCACAGACCACCTGATGCCGGACATGGATGGCGTGGAGTTCGTCCGCCAGTTGCGGGCTTTTAATAAGGAAGTACCGGTAATCGTGATCAGTGGCCTCCCGGACGCTGATACTGAATATGCCGGGCTGAGCGTCATTTTCCGGGTTAAGCCGTGTGATCCAGAGGACTTAATTGCCCTAGTGAAATCCGCGCTAAATGTTAGGGCCTCCGCCTAA